One Chanodichthys erythropterus isolate Z2021 chromosome 22, ASM2448905v1, whole genome shotgun sequence DNA window includes the following coding sequences:
- the cnot6a gene encoding CCR4-NOT transcription complex subunit 6a translates to MPKEKYDPPDPRRMYTIMSSEEAANGKKSYWAELEIVGKVRSLSSSLWSLTHLTALHISDNSLSRIPPDIAKLHNLVYLDLSSNKIRSLPAELGNMVSLRELLLNNNQLRVLPFELGKLFQLQTLGLKGNPLAQEILNLYQEPDGTRRLLNYLLDNLAGTKRVSIEQPPPRSWIPLQEPDRTRPAALFSVMCYNVLCDKYATRQLYGYCPSWALNWDYRKKSIMQEILSCSADIISLQEVETEQYYNYFLVELKEHGYEGFFSPKSRARTMSESDRKHVDGCAVFYKTDKFSLVQKHTVEFNQLAMANSEGSEAMLNRVMTKDNIGVAVLLELRKEMMEQSAGKPLHGMEKQLLLVANAHMHWDPEYSDVKLVQTMMFLSEVKNIVDKATRSLKLSSVSGETNAIPLVLCADLNSLPDSGVVEYLSTGGVDSTHKDFKELRYIDSLTNFNCNGKNGTSSTRITHGFKLKSAYENGLMPFTNYTFDFKGIIDYIFYSQPLLNVLGVLGPLDPHWLHENNITGCPHPHIPSDHFSLFAQLELLLPYPPAVNGIHLPGRR, encoded by the exons ATGCCCAAGGAAAAATATGATCCGCCTGACCCAAGGCGGATGTACACAATTATGTCCAGTGAGGAGGCGGCCAATGGGAAGAAGTCATATTGGGCAGAGCTGGAGATTGTTG GAAAAGTGAGGAGTTTGAGTTCATCATTATGGTCCCTTACACACCTCACTGCTCTTCATATCAGTGATAACTCACTTTCGCGAATCCCGCCCGACATTGCCAAACTACACAACTTGGTGTACCTGGACCTCTCGTCCAATAAGATCAGGAGCCTGCCTGCCGAGCTAGGCAACATGGTATCTCTCAG GGAACTGCTTTTAAATAACAACCAGTTACGAGTTCTGCCTTTTGAGCTTGGAAAACTCTTTCAGTTACAAACGCTGGGTTTGAAAG GAAACCCTCTTGCACAAGAAATCTTGAACCTCTACCAAGAGCCTGATGGGACACGTCGGCTCCTCAACTACCTGCTGGACAATCTCGCAGGCACCAAACGTG TATCTATAGAACAGCCACCACCTCGCTCATGGATACCACTGCAGGAGCCAGACAGAACACGGCCAGCAG CACTTTTCTCTGTGATGTGCTACAACGTGCTTTGTGATAAGTACGCCACACGTCAGCTCTATGGCTACTGTCCGTCCTGGGCCCTCAACTGGGACTACAGGAAGAAGTCCATCATGCAGGAGATCCTCAGCTGCAGTGCAGACATCATCAGCCTACAG GAAGTGGAGACAGAGCAGTACTACAACTATTTCTTGGTAGAGCTCAAGGAACATGGTTACGAAGGATTCTTCAGCCCTAAGTCCCGAGCAAGGACTATGTCTGAATCTGACCGCAAACATGTGGACGGCTGTGCCGTTTTCTACAAAACAGACAA GTTCAGTCTGGTACAGAAACATACAGTGGAGTTCAACCAGCTGGCTATGGCAAACTCAGAGGGCTCAGAGGCCATGTTGAACAGGGTGATGACCAAGGACAACATCGGAGTGGCTGTACTACTAGAGCTGCGGAAAGAGATGATGGAGCAATCTG CTGGAAAGCCTCTGCATGGCATGGAGAAACAGCTCCTTCTGGTGGCCAATGCTCATATGCACTGGGACCCCGAGTACTCGGATGTGAAGCTTGTCCAGACCATGATGTTCCTGTCTGAAGTGAAGAATATTGTGGATAAGGCCACTCGCAGTCTGAAGCTCTCCTCAGTTTCTGGGGAAACCAATGCCATCCCTCTCGTCCTGTGCGCTGACCTCAACTCTCTGCCTGACTCGG GTGTGGTGGAGTACCTGAGCACAGGTGGTGTGGACAGCACCCACAAGGACTTTAAAGAGCTGCGATACATTGACAGTTTGACCAACTTCAACTGCAATGGCAAGAACGGCACCTCCAGCACCAGGATCACGCACGGCTTCAAGCTAAAGAGTGCCTATGAGAATGGCCTGATGCCTTTCACCAACTACACCTTTGACTTTAAG gGCATCATTGACTACATCTTCTACTCTCAACCTTTGCTCAACGTGCTGGGTGTACTGGGTCCCCTGGACCCCCACTGGCTCCACGAGAACAATATCACTGGCTGCCCCCATCCCCACATCCCCTCTGATCACTTCTCCCTGTTTGCACAACTGGAGCTGCTCCTGCCCTACCCGCCTGCTGTCAACGGCATTCATCTGCCTGGTCGCAGGTAG